A single genomic interval of Alteromonas sp. CI.11.F.A3 harbors:
- the sbcB gene encoding exodeoxyribonuclease I — MHEPSFLWYDFETFGTSGQKDLPCQFAAIRTDLDFNIIGKPINIMSAIANDYLPHPEACLVTGITPQQTLRDGSNEADFAKRIYEEMSTPNTCSLGFNSIRFDDEVARFLFYRNFYDPYSREWRNGNSRWDIIDLARACYALRPDGINWPTRDDGTPSFKLEHLTKENGISHENAHDALSDVHATIALAKLIKEKQPRLFEYAYSLRSKHNVANQFDLTKPSVLLHISAKLPASQGCCTWIMPVAKHPTNSNTIIAVDLSKPIDSLLNDSPEEIKTKLYARYEPGNDANSLRPGLKLIHINRSPFVTTAKAMTEDNAHRLGLDRDACLENYRILAQKRDLGMKLSKVYESDADDKEQDIDHALYSGGFLSTEDRHWCDKVLESSPEQLGAFAEDTQHVGLRALLFRYRARNYPSTLTYDETLKWQRHRQERLTDSTSPASITLEHYMSTLERLAHEHVDNPEKQAILRALFQYAENL; from the coding sequence ATGCACGAACCTAGCTTTCTTTGGTACGATTTCGAAACATTCGGTACCAGTGGTCAAAAAGATTTACCTTGTCAGTTCGCCGCTATTAGAACCGATTTGGATTTTAATATTATTGGTAAGCCCATTAATATTATGAGCGCCATTGCTAACGATTACTTGCCCCACCCTGAAGCCTGTTTGGTTACCGGTATTACGCCTCAACAAACCTTACGTGACGGCTCGAACGAAGCTGATTTTGCCAAACGTATTTATGAAGAAATGTCGACCCCCAACACCTGTAGTTTGGGGTTTAATAGCATACGCTTCGATGATGAAGTCGCTCGTTTCTTGTTTTACCGAAACTTCTATGACCCTTATTCCAGAGAATGGCGAAATGGAAACAGCCGATGGGATATTATAGATTTAGCGCGAGCATGCTATGCACTTCGCCCTGATGGCATAAACTGGCCAACTCGTGACGATGGTACGCCTAGCTTCAAGCTAGAACACTTAACCAAAGAAAACGGCATAAGTCATGAGAACGCTCACGATGCATTAAGTGACGTTCATGCCACTATTGCACTAGCAAAGCTGATTAAAGAAAAGCAGCCTAGATTATTCGAATACGCTTATTCGCTTCGTAGTAAGCATAATGTGGCTAACCAATTTGATTTAACCAAGCCTTCCGTACTGTTGCATATTTCTGCTAAGTTGCCTGCTAGCCAAGGGTGTTGTACGTGGATAATGCCTGTTGCTAAGCACCCTACCAACAGTAACACGATTATTGCCGTAGACTTATCAAAGCCTATCGATAGCTTGCTTAACGATTCTCCTGAAGAGATAAAAACCAAACTTTACGCCCGCTACGAGCCTGGCAATGATGCCAATAGTCTGCGCCCTGGGTTAAAGCTCATTCATATTAATCGCTCTCCTTTTGTGACTACTGCAAAAGCAATGACTGAAGATAACGCGCATAGATTAGGGTTAGACAGAGATGCTTGTCTTGAAAATTACCGTATTTTGGCGCAAAAGCGTGACTTGGGCATGAAGTTGTCAAAAGTATATGAAAGCGACGCAGACGATAAAGAGCAAGATATCGATCATGCGCTTTATAGCGGTGGCTTTTTAAGCACCGAAGATCGTCATTGGTGCGACAAAGTGCTGGAATCAAGCCCAGAACAATTAGGCGCCTTCGCTGAAGACACTCAGCATGTAGGCCTTAGGGCTTTATTGTTTAGATATAGAGCGCGTAACTACCCGTCTACGCTTACCTATGATGAAACTTTGAAGTGGCAACGACACCGCCAAGAGCGTTTAACCGACTCCACTTCGCCAGCATCAATTACGCTTGAGCATTATATGAGCACGTTAGAGCGCCTTGCTCATGAGCATGTTGATAACCCCGAAAAACAAGCGATATTAAGAGCATTATTTCAATATGCCGAAAACCTTTGA
- a CDS encoding FapA family protein: MNGVTISFDKTRTHINLTLNPSEFSKEIDIRQVKTELATGETKRLYVSDAALKSACDTANHYFKTGDNTLVQERVGERRNAEIEFRIPEDAMTANLVITSPYGGKSPTLNTIKSLALKNNIHRGLGTRVIEAMLMEARKSPPGTIIERTVAKGLPARNGRSSRFIPLVPNALERILKPQTNEGERVDMRNLGEVICVKVDTPVLRRTEPTLGRSGFDVRGSKLPPVPGEWVEFRKGTGTVQADDDQNLLMSAIAGMPKYQDQTMNIDDTYICNGVNVGTGHVNYEGAVLVNGDVTEKMQIKAEGDVTINGFVESAHIESGGDIIITEGAMGKVNDSAGEFNCHLIAKGSIHVQHGQGIEIQCSGNITVGRQLAYSKLHCGGAVIVGQIDKPMGNLFACDIVSQDRIEAGTLGAVSGSMLKVDFSPGFAQLLERKDALDELVRQLRENNSKHKEKIDILKSKKVPKELKTKVTEALEMFNNENALLDWIEMKVLEINDAKVQYQQDIKLIANKKLYPGVTAKLNNRNWRSEREYERAHIHYDSHQWHYEPII, encoded by the coding sequence ATGAACGGCGTAACCATAAGCTTTGATAAAACAAGAACCCATATTAACCTGACGCTGAACCCTTCAGAGTTTTCTAAAGAAATAGATATACGCCAAGTGAAAACGGAGTTAGCAACCGGTGAAACTAAACGTTTATATGTTTCAGATGCGGCTTTAAAATCGGCTTGCGATACTGCTAATCATTACTTCAAAACCGGTGATAATACCCTGGTCCAAGAGCGAGTTGGTGAGAGAAGGAACGCTGAAATAGAGTTTCGTATTCCTGAAGACGCAATGACAGCCAATCTTGTGATCACGTCGCCCTACGGTGGTAAATCGCCCACGTTAAATACCATTAAGTCTTTAGCCTTAAAAAACAATATTCATCGAGGTCTTGGCACTCGAGTTATCGAAGCCATGTTGATGGAAGCACGAAAATCACCTCCTGGCACCATTATTGAGCGGACAGTAGCAAAAGGCCTACCTGCTAGGAATGGACGTTCATCGCGATTTATTCCTCTAGTGCCTAATGCACTTGAACGTATATTGAAACCGCAAACCAACGAAGGTGAGCGGGTTGATATGCGAAACCTAGGTGAGGTTATCTGCGTTAAAGTAGACACCCCTGTACTTCGCAGAACTGAGCCTACCCTTGGCAGAAGTGGCTTCGATGTGCGCGGTAGCAAGCTACCTCCTGTTCCTGGTGAATGGGTAGAGTTTCGCAAAGGCACTGGCACCGTTCAAGCCGATGACGATCAAAATTTACTGATGTCAGCCATTGCAGGTATGCCTAAATACCAAGACCAAACCATGAATATCGACGATACCTATATTTGTAACGGGGTTAATGTGGGTACTGGTCACGTAAATTATGAAGGCGCAGTGCTGGTTAATGGCGACGTGACGGAAAAAATGCAAATAAAAGCAGAAGGCGACGTTACCATAAACGGTTTTGTAGAGTCTGCTCACATTGAGTCTGGTGGCGATATAATTATCACCGAAGGCGCTATGGGGAAAGTGAATGACAGTGCGGGTGAATTCAACTGCCACCTTATAGCGAAAGGCAGTATTCACGTTCAGCATGGTCAAGGGATCGAAATTCAATGTTCGGGCAATATTACCGTTGGCCGTCAACTAGCTTACAGTAAGCTCCATTGTGGTGGCGCCGTTATTGTGGGTCAAATAGATAAGCCTATGGGTAACTTGTTTGCTTGCGATATTGTAAGCCAAGATAGAATAGAGGCTGGCACCCTTGGTGCGGTATCTGGCAGCATGCTTAAGGTTGATTTTAGCCCAGGCTTTGCACAACTACTTGAACGCAAAGATGCGTTAGACGAACTTGTTCGCCAACTTCGCGAAAACAACAGCAAGCACAAAGAAAAAATTGATATTTTGAAAAGTAAAAAAGTGCCTAAAGAACTTAAAACAAAAGTGACTGAGGCCCTTGAAATGTTCAATAACGAGAATGCATTGCTTGATTGGATTGAAATGAAAGTGCTGGAAATTAACGATGCGAAAGTTCAGTACCAACAAGATATTAAGCTTATTGCCAATAAGAAGCTCTACCCTGGTGTAACAGCGAAATTGAACAATCGTAATTGGCGCTCAGAGCGTGAGTATGAAAGAGCCCACATTCATTATGATTCTCATCAATGGCATTACGAACCTATCATCTAA
- a CDS encoding diguanylate cyclase yields MISFRCLRLVFFAILLTLPYSVEIAAQALQQNVSQPQSMNNTAPREVTYCVDPDWAPYEAIRNNNHVGISADYIHTIAELSGLTFKLVPTQSWEQSLAYVQQGTCQVISMLNVSDFRKQFLDFSTPYFEAPNILVARSGTPILQGYAGIGHRTVGVVKGYRQVEYISRHYPELRLKLVQTESEGLAELARGDIDVMVGSLLSVNTLINNQKVDNVSIVGYAEPFDSLAFGVNKSSRDIIPILNTAIATIPENRKVDIYKQWNNVQVRYERDYFKLVVTTCFVLLAIVCLVWRNRTVSQFKRLTKQKNDEIESLQTTLLDRNRTLEFLSAHDTLTGLYNRNHMIQKAEEEISRFHRFHTTASLIVVEIEVKRDCRGELSEFDRENILKQVASQCLATVREVDIVSRFTGEQFIILCPQTALDAGRVLADRLVECIDQDVLTNNSKMQVSAGLAELKESENFTDWFERTTKALYHSKRLGIAKVSVAD; encoded by the coding sequence TTGATTTCTTTCAGGTGTTTACGCCTTGTCTTCTTTGCAATTTTGCTTACGCTTCCTTACTCAGTGGAAATAGCAGCACAAGCGCTTCAACAGAATGTTTCTCAACCGCAATCGATGAATAACACGGCTCCTCGTGAGGTGACGTATTGTGTCGATCCCGACTGGGCACCTTACGAAGCTATACGAAATAATAACCATGTTGGTATTTCTGCCGACTACATTCACACTATTGCTGAGCTCTCTGGCTTAACCTTCAAGCTTGTGCCAACTCAGTCATGGGAACAAAGTTTGGCGTACGTACAGCAAGGTACCTGCCAAGTCATCTCTATGCTGAATGTTTCTGACTTTAGAAAACAGTTTCTCGATTTCTCCACGCCATACTTTGAAGCACCAAATATTTTAGTTGCCCGTTCAGGCACGCCTATTTTGCAAGGTTACGCAGGCATTGGCCATAGAACCGTTGGGGTAGTGAAGGGTTACAGGCAAGTAGAATACATATCTAGGCATTATCCAGAGTTAAGACTCAAGCTTGTACAAACGGAAAGTGAAGGGCTTGCTGAATTGGCAAGGGGAGACATCGACGTTATGGTGGGATCATTATTAAGTGTCAATACGCTTATTAATAACCAAAAGGTAGATAATGTCAGCATTGTGGGTTATGCCGAACCGTTCGACTCACTTGCGTTTGGCGTTAACAAATCTTCTCGCGATATTATCCCTATTTTAAACACGGCCATTGCAACCATTCCAGAGAACCGAAAGGTTGATATTTATAAGCAGTGGAATAACGTTCAGGTCCGTTATGAGCGGGATTACTTCAAACTCGTGGTAACTACGTGTTTCGTATTGCTGGCCATTGTTTGCTTAGTATGGCGCAATAGAACCGTTTCACAATTTAAACGTTTAACGAAGCAGAAGAATGATGAAATAGAATCGTTGCAAACGACGTTGCTAGACAGAAATCGTACCCTAGAATTTTTGTCAGCCCATGATACGCTGACGGGGCTTTACAACCGTAATCACATGATTCAAAAAGCAGAAGAAGAAATTTCTCGCTTCCACCGTTTTCATACAACCGCATCGTTAATTGTTGTGGAGATTGAGGTTAAGCGCGATTGTCGGGGTGAGTTAAGCGAGTTCGATAGAGAAAATATTTTAAAGCAGGTGGCGTCTCAATGTCTTGCGACCGTAAGAGAAGTAGACATTGTGTCACGCTTCACCGGTGAGCAGTTCATCATTTTATGTCCACAAACTGCCTTAGATGCAGGGCGTGTTCTCGCTGACCGATTAGTAGAATGTATCGACCAAGACGTGCTTACCAACAATTCAAAAATGCAAGTCAGTGCGGGCTTGGCCGAACTAAAAGAAAGTGAAAACTTCACCGATTGGTTTGAGCGCACAACGAAAGCGTTGTATCACTCAAAAAGGTTAGGGATCGCAAAGGTATCAGTAGCAGACTAA
- a CDS encoding thiolase family protein, protein MSNETVVIVAAKRTPMGGFNGSLSGVAATELGSTAIKSVCDTLDVSQIDEVIMGCVLPAGLGQAPARQASLGAGLPLSAGVTTINKVCGSGLKAVMLAHDLIKAGSAEVVVAGGFESMSNAPYMLPKARTGYRMGHGQVLDHMMLDGLENAYDGKAMGCFAQDTADAENITRTQMDEFALSSLSKANEAINSGSFKDEIVNVTISGRKGDVVVDTDEGPGSARPEKIPSLRPAFKKDGTVTAANSSSISDGAAALLVMSESKAQALGLTPLAKVVAHATHSIEPENFTVAPVGAMENVLSKAGWSKDEVDLFEINEAFAMVTMLAVKKLGLDERKVNVKGGACALGHPIGASGARILVTLLHALNQKKAKKGIASLCIGGGEGVALAVEML, encoded by the coding sequence ATGAGTAATGAAACAGTAGTGATCGTAGCAGCAAAGCGCACACCAATGGGGGGCTTCAATGGCAGTCTATCTGGAGTAGCCGCCACCGAACTAGGTTCCACTGCCATTAAGTCGGTGTGCGACACATTGGATGTAAGCCAAATAGACGAAGTAATAATGGGGTGTGTATTGCCTGCGGGCTTAGGTCAGGCACCAGCTCGTCAGGCCTCATTAGGTGCTGGTCTTCCTCTTAGTGCTGGCGTAACCACCATTAACAAGGTGTGTGGCTCGGGTTTAAAAGCGGTCATGCTGGCGCACGATTTAATTAAAGCAGGTAGTGCTGAAGTCGTTGTAGCGGGTGGGTTTGAAAGTATGAGCAATGCGCCTTATATGTTGCCAAAAGCACGAACAGGCTATCGTATGGGGCACGGACAGGTACTCGACCATATGATGTTGGATGGCCTTGAAAATGCTTATGACGGAAAAGCAATGGGGTGTTTTGCTCAAGATACTGCCGATGCTGAAAATATTACGCGCACTCAAATGGATGAATTTGCACTAAGCTCGCTTTCAAAAGCTAATGAAGCGATTAACAGCGGCAGTTTCAAAGACGAAATAGTAAACGTGACTATTTCTGGACGTAAAGGCGATGTAGTCGTTGATACTGATGAAGGTCCAGGTTCAGCTCGCCCTGAAAAAATTCCATCACTTCGCCCTGCGTTCAAAAAGGATGGCACAGTAACCGCAGCAAACTCTAGCTCTATATCAGATGGTGCAGCGGCTTTATTAGTGATGAGCGAATCTAAAGCGCAAGCGTTGGGATTGACGCCGCTAGCTAAAGTGGTGGCCCATGCCACGCATTCTATAGAACCAGAAAATTTCACGGTAGCACCGGTTGGCGCGATGGAAAATGTGCTCTCAAAAGCAGGTTGGTCTAAAGATGAAGTCGACCTGTTCGAAATTAATGAAGCTTTTGCCATGGTAACCATGTTGGCTGTGAAAAAACTGGGATTAGACGAGCGAAAAGTGAATGTAAAAGGCGGCGCATGTGCGCTTGGCCACCCCATTGGTGCGTCGGGTGCGAGAATTCTAGTTACCTTGCTGCATGCGCTTAACCAAAAGAAAGCGAAAAAAGGCATCGCCTCTTTATGTATTGGTGGTGGGGAAGGTGTAGCGCTTGCCGTTGAAATGCTATAA
- a CDS encoding MerR family transcriptional regulator, with product MNNNEKESVFAIGELAKEFDITHRSIRFYEEQGLLSPKRTGQNRVYDNKDRVRLMLILRGKRLGFSLAEVKTLFEMYDTNANSAVQLGTMLEMTAQKRAVLHQQLEDIQSLMQELDEVEARCREELAELEQGKIA from the coding sequence ATGAATAACAACGAGAAAGAGTCGGTATTCGCTATAGGTGAACTGGCAAAAGAGTTCGATATAACTCACCGATCCATTCGCTTTTATGAAGAGCAAGGGCTGCTTAGCCCCAAGCGTACCGGGCAGAACCGTGTGTATGACAACAAAGATAGAGTGAGACTAATGCTCATTCTTAGAGGGAAACGATTGGGGTTTTCCTTAGCTGAAGTTAAAACCTTATTCGAAATGTACGACACCAACGCCAATTCCGCCGTTCAACTAGGCACTATGTTGGAAATGACCGCACAAAAACGCGCTGTACTTCATCAGCAGCTTGAAGATATTCAAAGCTTGATGCAAGAACTCGATGAAGTAGAAGCACGATGCCGTGAAGAGCTAGCGGAATTAGAACAAGGAAAAATTGCATGA
- a CDS encoding isovaleryl-CoA dehydrogenase — translation MNTSYPTLNFDLGEDIDLLRDQVFQFAQNEIAPLAEEADANNQFPNALWPKLGEMGLLGVTVSEQYGGADMGYLAHTIAMEEVSRASAGIGLSYGAHSNLCVNQIFRNGNDEQREKYLPKLVSGEHIGALAMSEPNAGSDVVSMKLRAEKRGDKYILNGNKMWITNGPDAHTFVIYAKTDPQAGPKGITAFIVEHDFPGFTRAQKLDKLGMRSSNTCELVFQDCEVPAANILGKEGEGVRVLMSGLDYERLVLSGGPLGIMQACMDVVVPYIHDREQFGQSIGQFQLVQGKVADMYTQMNAARAYVYTVAKSCDRGDTTRKDAAGAILYSAELATKMALDAIQLLGGNGYINEYSTGRLLRDAKLYEIGAGTSEIRRMLIGRELFNESK, via the coding sequence ATGAATACCTCTTACCCTACACTGAACTTTGATCTTGGCGAAGATATTGATTTATTGCGCGATCAAGTCTTTCAATTTGCACAAAATGAAATTGCGCCCTTAGCGGAAGAAGCAGACGCTAATAATCAATTCCCCAATGCATTATGGCCCAAGTTAGGTGAAATGGGATTGTTGGGTGTTACCGTATCAGAGCAATATGGTGGTGCCGATATGGGTTATTTAGCCCATACCATAGCAATGGAAGAAGTGAGCCGAGCATCTGCGGGGATTGGCCTGAGCTATGGTGCTCATTCTAATTTGTGCGTAAACCAAATTTTTAGAAACGGAAACGACGAACAGAGAGAGAAATATCTACCCAAATTAGTGTCGGGTGAACACATTGGTGCGTTAGCCATGAGTGAGCCTAATGCGGGTTCAGATGTAGTGAGCATGAAATTACGTGCTGAAAAACGCGGTGATAAATATATCTTAAACGGCAACAAAATGTGGATCACCAATGGTCCAGATGCCCATACCTTTGTCATTTACGCTAAAACAGACCCACAAGCCGGCCCCAAAGGGATCACCGCATTTATTGTGGAACATGATTTCCCTGGCTTTACCCGTGCACAAAAGCTCGACAAATTAGGCATGCGTTCTTCAAACACCTGTGAACTTGTGTTTCAAGACTGTGAAGTACCTGCAGCAAATATTCTAGGTAAAGAAGGCGAAGGCGTACGGGTATTAATGAGCGGGCTAGATTACGAGCGCTTAGTATTGTCAGGAGGTCCGTTAGGCATTATGCAAGCCTGCATGGACGTGGTTGTCCCCTATATTCATGACAGAGAGCAATTTGGACAATCTATTGGTCAATTTCAACTTGTTCAGGGCAAAGTTGCCGATATGTATACCCAAATGAACGCCGCCAGAGCGTATGTGTATACCGTTGCAAAATCTTGCGACCGCGGTGATACCACCCGAAAAGACGCCGCGGGTGCCATTTTATATTCTGCAGAATTAGCCACCAAGATGGCCTTAGATGCCATTCAGCTTTTAGGCGGTAATGGCTACATTAACGAATACTCCACTGGCAGATTATTAAGAGATGCCAAGTTATATGAAATTGGGGCGGGTACTTCAGAAATTCGCCGAATGCTTATTGGTCGCGAACTGTTCAACGAATCAAAATAA
- a CDS encoding carboxyl transferase domain-containing protein, whose translation MPVLRSKINTKSDTFVANAQHMQAQVNDLVAKIEQVSMGGGAQAAQRHQSRGKLLPRDRINALIDDNTPFLEIGQLAAWEVYDDYVPCAGVVAGIGCVSGVECMIVANDATVKGGSYYPLTVKKHLRAQTIAEENNLPCIYLVDSGGANLPYQDEVFPDKEHFGRIFFNQANMSAKNIPQIAVVMGSCTAGGAYVPAMADESIIVKEQATIFLGGPPLVKAATGEVVSAEELGGGDVHTRISGVADQLANNDHHALSLARNAVSRLNRTKNVALDVAKPKPPRFDAKEIYGIVPADSKQTYDVREIIARVVDDSDFDEFKPLYGTTLVCGFARIFGYPVGIIGNNGILFGESALKGAHFVELCAMRKIPLVFLQNITGFMVGKQYEHGGIAKHGAKMVTAVACAQVPKITILIGGSFGAGNYGMCGRGYDPRFLFMWPNARISVMGGEQAAGVLAQVKRDQKERAGETWTDEQEHAIKQPVIDTYEKQGHPYYASARLWDDGVIDPADTRTVLGLSLSAALNQPIPDTRFGVFRM comes from the coding sequence ATGCCCGTTCTACGTTCAAAGATAAATACAAAATCAGACACCTTTGTTGCCAACGCGCAGCATATGCAAGCACAAGTAAACGACTTGGTTGCAAAGATAGAACAAGTTTCAATGGGTGGCGGTGCACAAGCTGCCCAGCGCCATCAATCTCGTGGAAAATTACTTCCCCGAGACAGAATTAACGCCTTAATTGACGACAACACACCCTTTTTGGAAATAGGTCAATTGGCGGCGTGGGAAGTGTACGACGATTATGTACCTTGCGCGGGTGTAGTTGCCGGTATTGGCTGTGTGTCGGGTGTAGAGTGCATGATAGTTGCTAACGATGCCACGGTAAAAGGCGGCAGTTACTATCCGCTTACCGTGAAAAAACACTTACGCGCACAAACTATTGCAGAAGAAAACAACCTTCCGTGTATTTACTTGGTAGATTCAGGTGGTGCTAACCTACCCTATCAAGATGAAGTGTTTCCTGACAAAGAACACTTTGGCCGCATTTTCTTTAACCAAGCCAATATGTCGGCAAAGAATATTCCGCAAATTGCGGTGGTGATGGGTTCATGCACCGCTGGCGGCGCTTATGTACCCGCCATGGCGGACGAAAGCATCATTGTAAAAGAACAAGCCACCATCTTTTTGGGTGGACCACCTCTGGTGAAAGCCGCGACAGGTGAAGTAGTAAGCGCCGAAGAGCTTGGAGGTGGTGATGTGCATACCCGTATTTCAGGGGTGGCAGACCAATTAGCGAATAACGATCATCACGCGCTATCCCTTGCTAGAAATGCGGTTTCTAGGCTTAACCGTACCAAAAATGTCGCGTTAGATGTGGCAAAGCCAAAGCCACCTCGTTTCGATGCCAAAGAAATTTACGGCATTGTGCCTGCCGATTCGAAGCAGACTTACGATGTAAGAGAAATCATCGCTCGAGTAGTCGATGATTCAGATTTTGATGAATTCAAACCTTTATATGGCACTACGTTAGTCTGCGGTTTTGCGCGCATCTTCGGCTATCCTGTGGGCATTATCGGCAATAATGGCATATTGTTCGGCGAAAGTGCGCTTAAAGGCGCACATTTCGTTGAATTGTGCGCAATGCGTAAAATACCCCTCGTATTTTTACAAAACATCACCGGTTTTATGGTGGGAAAACAGTACGAACATGGCGGGATAGCTAAACACGGTGCCAAAATGGTGACCGCCGTTGCATGTGCCCAAGTACCAAAAATCACCATTCTAATTGGCGGGAGTTTTGGTGCAGGAAACTACGGAATGTGTGGCCGTGGGTACGACCCAAGATTCTTATTCATGTGGCCTAATGCCCGCATATCGGTAATGGGCGGCGAACAAGCCGCTGGCGTATTGGCCCAAGTGAAGCGAGATCAAAAAGAACGTGCAGGTGAAACTTGGACCGACGAGCAAGAACACGCCATCAAACAACCGGTCATCGACACCTACGAAAAACAAGGACACCCATATTATGCCTCGGCCAGGTTATGGGACGATGGCGTCATCGACCCTGCTGACACCCGCACGGTGTTAGGTCTTTCGTTATCTGCGGCATTAAATCAACCTATACCCGACACCCGCTTCGGTGTCTTTCGTATGTAG
- a CDS encoding enoyl-CoA hydratase/isomerase family protein, whose product MEQAVTYHVDERNVALITLNRADKHNAFNDDMIATLTQLFTRAGNDSSIRAVVLQGEGKSFSAGADLEWMKRMAGFDEAKNHADAMTLATMLHTLYTLPKPTIARVQGAAFGGAVGLIACCDIAIGSKLSKFCLSEVKIGLIPATISPYVIEAMGARVCRRYFQTAEVFSARRARRLGLLSEAVTEDELDSTIDDIIRQILKNGPVAVSHAKALVQQVANAPVNAELLDDTSKQIAKIRTSKEGQEGLGAFIEKRTPAWQEKLA is encoded by the coding sequence ATGGAACAAGCTGTTACTTATCACGTAGACGAAAGAAATGTTGCCCTTATTACGCTTAACCGCGCAGACAAACACAATGCATTTAACGATGACATGATTGCCACCTTAACCCAGCTATTTACGCGGGCCGGCAACGACAGCAGCATTCGTGCAGTAGTGCTGCAAGGTGAAGGGAAAAGTTTTAGCGCGGGTGCAGACCTTGAGTGGATGAAGCGCATGGCAGGTTTTGATGAAGCAAAAAATCACGCCGATGCGATGACGCTAGCTACCATGCTGCACACCTTATACACCTTGCCCAAGCCTACTATTGCGCGAGTGCAAGGAGCAGCGTTTGGCGGCGCGGTAGGGCTTATCGCCTGCTGTGACATTGCCATTGGTAGCAAATTAAGTAAGTTCTGTTTAAGCGAAGTAAAAATAGGCCTTATTCCCGCCACTATTAGCCCTTACGTGATAGAAGCTATGGGCGCACGGGTTTGCAGACGTTACTTTCAAACAGCAGAAGTCTTTTCTGCCCGCCGAGCAAGACGTTTAGGTTTACTTAGCGAAGCCGTGACCGAAGATGAACTGGATAGCACGATAGACGATATTATTCGCCAAATTTTAAAGAATGGGCCTGTGGCAGTATCGCACGCTAAAGCCTTAGTGCAGCAAGTTGCCAATGCGCCTGTTAATGCTGAATTGCTTGATGATACAAGTAAGCAAATTGCCAAAATAAGAACCTCGAAAGAAGGTCAGGAAGGTTTGGGGGCTTTCATCGAAAAACGTACCCCAGCGTGGCAGGAGAAACTAGCATGA